In Microaerobacter geothermalis, the DNA window AAGAAGGCTATCAACCTGTATTCGTACATCATGGAGATGAAGCACAGAAAATGCTTGAACAGCAATCATGGGACTTTGTGATCCTTGACTGGATGCTTCCTGGAACGGACGGGATCACCCTTTGCAAGAAATTGCGACAAACATCGGATATACCCTTAATCATGCTGACAGCAAAGGATACGGAAGCAGACCAAATCCTTGGCTTGGAATTGGGAGCAGATGACTATATTACAAAACCTTTTAGTCCACTTGCCTTGCTGGCCAGAATTAAAGCGGTCTGCCGAAGGAAAAATGCTTCCCAGCCTGGGATTCCAGAACCGGGAGACAGGCGGATTCAGGTTTATGATCAAACAAGGGAAGTTTTCATTGATGGTGTGAAAATCAATGGGTTAACGGCAAAGGAATTTGATATCCTTTCTTTTCTCTCTAAACACCCGAAGCAGGTGTTTACAAGAGAGCAACTGCTGGAAAAATTGTGGGGATTTGACTTTTATGGGGACGAAAGAACGGTGGATGTACATATTAAACGTCTAAGAAAAAAAATTTCCACTTCAGATCATCAGTGGATCCATACGGTATGGGGAGTAGGCTACAAGTGGGATGAGGAAGAGTCATCATGAAGAAAAGTATTTTTAGCAAATTCATTTTGAATCATGTGATTGTGCTCCTGCTCTCTTTTGTTCTCCTATTTGGATTTTTGATGAAGTTCGTTACCAATTATGCCTATGAACAGAAGCTTGCAGAGTTAAACCAGTTGGCCAAAAATGTGAAACAACTTCTTAAAGAACAGAAAAGATTGACTGATGACAACGGATTGGAACTGATAAAAAACTTTGCCGAACAGCGTGGCATCCGTATTGCCCTTCTCAACAGAAATGGACAGATCGTTGGTAACTCGGGTGTAAGCAATGGGTTCTTTACTTCTTTTCGCCTTTCTGAAGAGGAAATAGCCCGTTT includes these proteins:
- a CDS encoding response regulator transcription factor gives rise to the protein MNILVVEDDQSVCQMLELFLSKEGYQPVFVHHGDEAQKMLEQQSWDFVILDWMLPGTDGITLCKKLRQTSDIPLIMLTAKDTEADQILGLELGADDYITKPFSPLALLARIKAVCRRKNASQPGIPEPGDRRIQVYDQTREVFIDGVKINGLTAKEFDILSFLSKHPKQVFTREQLLEKLWGFDFYGDERTVDVHIKRLRKKISTSDHQWIHTVWGVGYKWDEEESS